The DNA sequence GATTTTTTCATCGAGTTCCATAACAAGCTTATGCTCCGGCCCAAGGGCGCCTTCCGCGACGGCTCTGGCGTTCTCAAAACATCGTATCGCCTGTATAAACTCATCGGGGTCATCCTGAAAATCCCAGACTTTCTGCTCAAAATATTTTCCTGTATCCCGCCAGTAATCCAGTTCAGAAACAGTTTTATTGATAATCGACTTTTTGTCTATGTCATTTTTGGAATATGTCGATAACAGTATCTTACTGCCTTTAATTTCAGAGATTTCGATATTAAACGGGTCCTCGTTCACAATTTCCCCGCTAACCCTTCTGCCGTCAGTCAGATTAAACGAAACAAGCTGGACCTTCTCGATGGGTTTTCTTCGGACCGACGATAAGTTGGTATCTGTTTGAGCGAAAATATGCGTCGGCAAAATAAGGATTAAATTTAAGACGATAAAAGCGGGTATGATACTAACAGAACTTTTTTTATTCGCGGGAATCATTTGAAAGCCTCCCTGTAAAAAGTTTTTAATATATACAATATTATAGGTTTGAGACAAAGCGATTACAAGCCTCAAATTTTACAATGCGGCACAGACGGCTTGACTTGCAGGGAAAAGATTATTGAATGTCGGGGGAAAATTAAAGCCTGATATTTGGGTTATTCCTCTTTTTTCTGTTTGATTACGCCCAGTTCAGCCAGTGCGTTATAAGCAGCATTCTGCTGCGCTTCTTTTTTCGTATTTCCCCAGGCGCTGGAATAGCGTTTACTGTCTACAACAACGGCACTTTCGAAGCATTTGTTATGGTCGGGGCCTTTTTCATCGAGAATTTCATAAGTAACCGTACTGTCAAGATGCTGCTGGGCGTACTGCTGAAGAAGCGATTTGAAATTTTCCTGATGTTCGTCGGCATCGGCCTGTTCGATAAGCGGACCGAAAATCCTCATAATGAAATCCTTTGCCGAGGCAAAACCTCCGTCGATATATATCGCCGCTATTAAAGCTTCGAGGGTGCCGGCCGCGACCGAGCCTTTCAGCGACCTGCTTTTCTCCATGCCCGGCCCCACATTAAGCAGGCCGTCGATTTCCAGTTGATTGGCAAGAAGCGAACAGGTCTTGCGGGAAACAAGTTTGCTCTTTATTTTCGTAAGGTCTCCCTCAAGATAGGCTGGGAATCTTTCGAAAAGAGCCTGGCAGATTGTCAGTCCGAGAACAGAATCGCCGAGAAATTCGAGTCTTTCATTGCTGTCGAGCTTGCCGGAGGCAGCCGAAGAATGAGTAAGGGCTTTTTGCAGAAGGATATGGTCGGAAAATTTATATTGAAGTGCTTTTTCAATTCGCTGCACAATTTGCTTGTCCATAAATACTTCCTGTTACGCTCAATGCGGCTTTCGATACCGAGGCGTGATATTAGCATTTTGTGCCATAGATGTCAACCGCGGACCTATGAAGTTAATTGCAGACCGGCAAGGGCGATAAACCTGTCCTCGACAAATTCGAAGACTTTATCCAGACCGGTAATAGCGAAAATACCTCTGGTCTTTTGACTCGTGCCGCAAAGGACAAATTGCTGATTGTTGTCGTCAAGAATTTTTTGAAGCCTGAGCAGTTGGGCAAGACTGGAAGAGGTTACAATGTCCACCTCTGAAAAATCTATTACCACGCTGCAGTTTTTCCGATGGCGAACCACATCCGTTACGGCCTTAAGTTCATCACACATATCCGGCTCCGGTGCGATATCAACCAGTATTACATTTTCAGACCAATCCTGAATTCCCATCTCAATTCTCCTTTATTCCGAGTTTCGTCATA is a window from the Phycisphaerae bacterium genome containing:
- the rnc gene encoding ribonuclease III, translating into MDKQIVQRIEKALQYKFSDHILLQKALTHSSAASGKLDSNERLEFLGDSVLGLTICQALFERFPAYLEGDLTKIKSKLVSRKTCSLLANQLEIDGLLNVGPGMEKSRSLKGSVAAGTLEALIAAIYIDGGFASAKDFIMRIFGPLIEQADADEHQENFKSLLQQYAQQHLDSTVTYEILDEKGPDHNKCFESAVVVDSKRYSSAWGNTKKEAQQNAAYNALAELGVIKQKKEE
- a CDS encoding STAS domain-containing protein; the protein is MGIQDWSENVILVDIAPEPDMCDELKAVTDVVRHRKNCSVVIDFSEVDIVTSSSLAQLLRLQKILDDNNQQFVLCGTSQKTRGIFAITGLDKVFEFVEDRFIALAGLQLTS